Proteins encoded within one genomic window of Mycoplasma phocoenae:
- a CDS encoding ATP-binding cassette domain-containing protein, translating into MKEKNIPAIQLTDVSVDFGQLNAIDKLSFSVEKGELVSILGPSGSGKSTTLNVISGLVGVTNGKIYFNGQDVTKTSPQDRKLGLVFQNYALYSHMNVYDNIAFPLFSDKNWKKSIKESADKAQHNVLKLIIEKSNIKNLDTKEFDRAFDNKIKAFDNGLKKVTEAKQAIDDYVNTNYQKYNNVIVKQTNKITELSKTFISKLKDYENYCKTTEKILDFKNDYTLVEYQSGIKQIIEDMKKIHQNIIQSEKSLSSLEKANCYIVTEEAEKKLVKKLTFRLNELKDSSYGNFLTNIKLAYLFKNAYKGYALIDGTKKVAQAKKNRIKKYESELNEQKARLHRLLSPLSERDSNLKYRQIFPKSFFKLYKKIAMDIYNLKYKMYSLRYDIEKNAYYKLYKADKMMVKYHTLTHDYNKCVSEYKQTSRECSQKYKETSSEILNKVCEFYDISVKNTNDKIALLKTKFDAKTTAKITELEKNIISIKDAIKRDVIEIAKKVEIDDLLAKKPNEISGGQQQRVAIARAIVKKPQILLLDEPLSNLDAKLRTTTRKWIKELQQDFNITTIFVTHDQEEAMSISDKIVCMSKAKIQQYGTPEELYSNPSNIFVAKFIGVPEINLLKAEVSKNIIKLNNIFTKMLNNYSKNKIYIGIRPEDICLKKDSNIKAKIKEIEYLGKEAYAQIHIEGTDITLSMFLSNIQKHKIDDEINIEINTENILMFDYDTGVRL; encoded by the coding sequence ATGAAAGAAAAAAATATACCCGCAATTCAACTTACTGATGTAAGTGTTGATTTTGGTCAATTAAATGCAATAGATAAACTCTCGTTTTCGGTCGAAAAAGGTGAGCTTGTGTCAATACTGGGACCTTCAGGATCAGGTAAGTCAACAACATTAAATGTCATATCTGGTCTGGTAGGTGTAACAAATGGAAAAATTTATTTTAATGGTCAAGATGTTACAAAAACTAGTCCTCAAGATCGCAAGTTAGGACTGGTTTTTCAAAACTATGCATTGTATTCGCATATGAATGTTTATGACAATATTGCGTTTCCATTATTTAGTGACAAAAATTGAAAAAAATCGATAAAAGAATCTGCTGATAAAGCTCAACATAATGTACTGAAACTAATTATTGAAAAATCAAACATCAAAAATCTTGATACTAAGGAATTTGATCGAGCGTTTGACAATAAAATAAAAGCATTTGATAACGGATTGAAAAAAGTTACAGAAGCTAAACAAGCCATTGATGATTATGTTAATACAAATTATCAAAAATACAATAATGTTATAGTTAAGCAAACGAATAAAATAACTGAATTATCAAAAACCTTTATTTCAAAATTAAAAGATTATGAAAACTATTGTAAAACTACTGAAAAAATACTAGATTTTAAAAATGATTACACACTCGTAGAATATCAAAGCGGTATTAAGCAAATCATTGAAGATATGAAAAAAATTCATCAAAACATCATTCAATCTGAAAAATCATTAAGTTCTTTAGAAAAAGCCAATTGTTATATTGTGACTGAAGAAGCTGAAAAAAAACTTGTTAAAAAATTAACATTCCGTTTAAATGAATTAAAGGATTCCTCTTATGGTAATTTTTTAACTAATATTAAATTAGCCTATTTATTTAAAAACGCATATAAAGGATATGCGTTGATTGACGGAACAAAGAAGGTAGCTCAAGCTAAAAAAAATCGAATTAAAAAATATGAAAGCGAATTAAACGAACAAAAAGCAAGACTTCATCGTTTATTATCGCCACTTTCAGAAAGGGATTCGAATTTAAAATATAGACAAATTTTTCCTAAATCGTTTTTCAAACTTTATAAAAAAATAGCAATGGATATTTACAATTTAAAATACAAAATGTATTCTTTAAGATATGATATTGAAAAAAATGCTTATTACAAACTTTATAAAGCAGACAAAATGATGGTGAAATATCATACTTTAACCCATGACTATAATAAATGCGTTAGTGAGTATAAACAAACATCGCGTGAATGTTCACAAAAATATAAAGAGACATCGTCTGAAATATTGAATAAAGTATGTGAATTTTACGATATTTCAGTAAAAAATACTAATGATAAAATTGCTTTATTAAAAACAAAATTCGATGCTAAAACAACAGCAAAAATTACTGAATTAGAGAAAAATATAATTTCAATAAAAGACGCAATCAAAAGAGATGTTATTGAAATTGCAAAAAAAGTCGAAATTGATGATCTTTTAGCAAAAAAACCAAATGAAATTTCTGGGGGTCAACAACAACGAGTAGCTATTGCACGAGCTATCGTTAAAAAACCTCAAATATTGTTGCTGGATGAACCTCTGTCAAATCTTGATGCAAAACTACGTACTACAACTAGAAAATGAATAAAAGAATTACAACAAGATTTTAATATTACAACCATTTTTGTTACTCATGACCAAGAAGAAGCTATGTCAATATCGGATAAGATAGTTTGCATGTCGAAAGCAAAAATACAACAATATGGAACACCCGAAGAATTGTATTCAAATCCAAGTAATATATTTGTTGCTAAATTCATTGGAGTTCCTGAAATAAATTTATTAAAAGCGGAAGTAAGTAAAAACATAATTAAATTGAACAATATATTCACTAAAATGCTAAATAATTATTCAAAAAATAAAATATATATCGGTATTAGACCTGAAGATATTTGTTTAAAAAAGGATTCGAATATTAAAGCAAAAATAAAAGAAATTGAATATTTAGGAAAAGAAGCATATGCACAAATACATATTGAAGGTACAGACATTACTTTATCAATGTTTTTATCAAATATTCAAAAACACAAAATTGATGACGAAATCAATATTGAAATAAACACTGAAAATATATTAATGTTTGATTATGATACAGGGGTCAGATTATAA